Proteins encoded by one window of Cyclobacteriaceae bacterium:
- a CDS encoding DoxX family protein, translating into MSVVTDVEKWGNAHRPGFLDIFRIILGLFITYKGLQFITSMDELETTAASFNVWFAGATLAHYVVFAHILGGPLLAFGLFTRIVCVINLPVLIGAVIFVNYPKGFLSVGNHMELEMSLIVLAGLIVFIIFGAGKYSIDAKRRREAEAAMSSS; encoded by the coding sequence ATGAGTGTCGTTACCGATGTCGAAAAATGGGGTAATGCGCATCGACCGGGATTTCTGGACATCTTCCGGATTATCCTTGGCCTCTTCATTACCTACAAAGGTTTGCAATTCATTACCAGCATGGATGAACTGGAAACCACAGCTGCTAGTTTTAATGTATGGTTTGCAGGTGCAACACTGGCACACTATGTCGTGTTTGCGCACATTTTAGGCGGACCGTTGCTTGCCTTTGGGTTGTTTACCCGTATTGTTTGCGTGATTAATTTACCCGTACTGATTGGCGCAGTGATTTTTGTGAATTACCCGAAGGGATTCCTGAGTGTAGGTAATCACATGGAATTGGAAATGTCGCTGATTGTATTGGCAGGATTAATTGTCTTCATCATCTTTGGCGCAGGTAAGTACTCCATTGATGCAAAAAGAAGAAGAGAGGCCGAAGCGGCTATGAGTAGCAGTTAG
- a CDS encoding helix-hairpin-helix domain-containing protein: MKQCVFISIVMILLTTAHAQEYPRKEIDLERLADELFAFQDLDLNYEDLYENLALLLANPLNLNKATAEELRFLNLLTEEQVQSLIRYRTENGNLLSVYELQAVPGFDLQTINRIVHFFTVDDLSQRLSSSIFRRVIEDGSHYLLLRYEHTLETKRGFTDEVSPEQKFNGDEHKLYMRFRSSRPDDYSFGFTAEKDAGETLQWNPSKKYYGADFTSIHAQVLNKGKIKNLILGDYQAQFGQGLILGGNFGFGKGAETITTIRRSNLGFTPYTSVNEIGYLRGAALTYQIIPHVNLSGFYSRTYRDASLATDSTDLSFVSAFQTTGFHRNTSELSRRKSLGESQQGVVINYKKNFVDVGLIYHRLAYDVPVNRSPQPYNQFTFSGDKLNNAGAYINYSRYNFTFFAEAAKTIHGGLGVTSGLLGSLTPQLDVAFHYRNYQRNFQSLYSNAFAESTVPRNERGMYWGWRYRWNRKYSLMGYMDFFRFPWLQYRNYRPAEGHEFLLRFNYQPSRNILLFVQAREESKSRNISGNESNLYLSENGIKRNYWIACDYTANQMLRLKTRAQFSTYSINNEFTRGMVLFQDVNLNFGKLSLTGRYALFDTDNFDNRQYVFEGDVWLAFSMPALSGTGIRNYVLVQYDLSKKLTCWIRYTYLRYTDREEIGSGVDTLDSNTRNDIKLQVRYRF, encoded by the coding sequence ATGAAGCAGTGTGTCTTCATATCGATTGTAATGATTTTGCTTACAACTGCACATGCGCAGGAATATCCACGTAAGGAAATCGACCTGGAACGATTAGCCGATGAATTATTTGCCTTTCAGGATCTGGATCTGAACTATGAAGACTTGTACGAGAATCTTGCCTTGTTGCTGGCGAATCCATTGAATCTCAACAAAGCAACGGCCGAAGAACTTCGTTTTTTAAATCTACTTACTGAAGAACAAGTTCAAAGCTTAATACGCTACCGAACTGAAAATGGCAACTTGCTTTCCGTATATGAACTGCAGGCTGTACCGGGCTTTGATCTGCAAACCATAAACCGGATTGTTCATTTCTTTACCGTTGATGACCTCTCCCAAAGATTAAGCAGTTCAATTTTCCGAAGAGTAATAGAAGATGGTAGCCATTACCTGCTGCTCCGGTATGAGCATACACTCGAAACAAAACGCGGATTTACCGATGAGGTTTCTCCAGAGCAAAAATTTAATGGCGATGAACACAAATTGTACATGCGATTTCGATCAAGCCGACCGGACGATTACAGCTTTGGATTTACAGCCGAAAAAGATGCCGGTGAAACACTTCAATGGAATCCATCAAAGAAATACTATGGCGCTGATTTCACTTCCATACACGCCCAGGTACTGAACAAAGGAAAAATTAAAAACCTGATACTGGGTGATTACCAGGCCCAATTTGGACAAGGCCTGATATTGGGCGGTAACTTTGGATTTGGAAAAGGTGCCGAAACCATTACTACCATTCGAAGAAGCAACCTTGGTTTTACTCCATACACTTCTGTAAATGAAATTGGTTACTTACGCGGTGCAGCATTGACCTACCAAATCATACCCCATGTTAACCTCTCAGGATTTTATTCCCGTACATACCGCGATGCCTCCTTGGCTACAGACTCAACTGATTTGTCATTTGTTTCAGCTTTTCAAACCACCGGGTTTCACAGAAATACTTCCGAACTCAGTCGCAGAAAATCACTTGGTGAAAGTCAGCAGGGCGTAGTGATCAACTACAAAAAGAATTTTGTGGATGTTGGGCTTATCTACCACCGGCTTGCCTACGATGTACCCGTTAATCGATCCCCTCAACCTTACAACCAGTTTACGTTTTCCGGAGACAAGCTGAATAACGCGGGTGCGTATATCAATTACTCCCGATACAACTTTACATTCTTTGCGGAAGCCGCTAAAACGATTCATGGGGGGCTTGGCGTCACCAGTGGATTGTTGGGGAGTCTTACCCCGCAACTGGATGTAGCGTTTCATTACCGAAACTACCAACGAAACTTTCAAAGTTTGTATTCCAATGCATTTGCCGAAAGTACTGTTCCGCGAAATGAACGCGGCATGTATTGGGGCTGGCGATATCGGTGGAACAGAAAATACAGTTTAATGGGCTACATGGATTTCTTTCGATTCCCTTGGTTACAATATCGGAACTACCGACCGGCAGAAGGACATGAGTTTCTGTTGCGATTCAACTATCAGCCATCGCGAAACATCCTGCTTTTCGTTCAGGCAAGAGAAGAATCAAAATCCAGAAATATTTCAGGTAATGAATCCAACCTATATCTATCAGAAAATGGAATAAAAAGAAACTATTGGATTGCCTGCGATTACACCGCCAACCAAATGTTGCGTTTGAAAACCCGGGCACAATTCAGCACGTATTCCATCAACAATGAGTTTACTCGAGGAATGGTATTGTTTCAGGATGTAAACCTGAATTTCGGAAAACTTTCGCTTACAGGTCGTTATGCGTTGTTCGACACTGATAATTTCGATAACCGGCAATACGTTTTTGAGGGAGATGTATGGCTGGCGTTTTCCATGCCGGCCCTATCGGGAACAGGCATCCGGAATTACGTGCTCGTTCAGTACGATCTAAGTAAAAAACTTACTTGCTGGATTCGCTATACCTACCTGCGTTATACCGATCGGGAAGAAATTGGCAGTGGCGTGGATACCCTTGATTCAAATACGCGAAATGATATTAAATTGCAGGTACGTTACCGCTTTTAA
- a CDS encoding toxin-antitoxin system YwqK family antitoxin, which yields MTNLTAGGLIIFLLLTSGAFGQPVQDQYPSGQIRSAGLMQDGRKAGKWLYYYPTGELNVIEHFENGKLQGEVVYHYRNGQVEGREVWKDGILNDSAFYFHENGKRYRYGVYKQGMYDGLWKYFYDNGNPDRELTYKSGMPNGAVMQYNREGVLIQQGFYLDGKEHGEWKFFDDQGRLTFSGWYEHGERVGEWFQYDKKGNKRKWKY from the coding sequence ATGACAAATCTTACTGCTGGTGGCTTGATTATTTTTCTGCTTTTAACATCCGGTGCTTTCGGACAACCCGTTCAGGATCAATACCCTTCCGGGCAAATTCGGTCTGCAGGGTTGATGCAGGATGGCCGCAAAGCTGGTAAATGGCTGTATTATTATCCTACAGGAGAACTCAATGTAATTGAGCATTTTGAAAATGGAAAATTGCAAGGCGAAGTGGTATATCATTACCGGAACGGGCAGGTGGAGGGAAGGGAAGTATGGAAAGACGGTATATTAAACGACTCCGCTTTTTACTTTCATGAAAATGGTAAGCGCTATCGGTACGGAGTTTATAAACAGGGCATGTATGATGGCTTGTGGAAATACTTTTACGATAATGGAAATCCAGACAGGGAGTTAACTTATAAAAGTGGTATGCCTAATGGCGCTGTAATGCAATACAATCGGGAAGGCGTATTGATTCAGCAAGGGTTTTACCTGGACGGTAAAGAACACGGTGAATGGAAATTTTTTGATGATCAGGGTAGATTAACCTTTTCCGGATGGTATGAACACGGTGAGCGGGTAGGGGAGTGGTTTCAGTATGATAAGAAGGGGAACAAAAGAAAGTGGAAGTACTAA
- a CDS encoding head GIN domain-containing protein produces MEIKKNQPVNMKQFIATFLIACVSLTAVAQVTKKPLELPEFKAIYNNSNYTVYLKQTNKQEVSVEALTEIYELTNIYVEDGILMINIDRKPESPNKSIWAKIDDIKVNPTMKLYVSVRNVNELQVNGAGKIISENSLAAPTLNLSIGGSGSMDLDIKGDQVKAEVSGSGKMGIKGYASNLEGVVSGSGAINAFNCPIDKATIKVSGTGLAELNVTDTIVATVVGSGAVKHKGNTKNATKKIYGSGSVDRAY; encoded by the coding sequence ATGGAAATCAAGAAAAATCAACCCGTAAACATGAAACAATTTATTGCCACATTTCTTATTGCATGCGTAAGCCTTACGGCTGTAGCCCAGGTAACCAAAAAACCATTGGAGTTACCCGAATTCAAAGCCATTTATAACAATTCAAACTACACGGTTTACTTAAAGCAGACCAACAAACAGGAAGTAAGCGTTGAAGCCCTTACTGAAATTTATGAACTCACCAACATCTATGTTGAAGATGGGATACTCATGATCAACATTGATCGCAAACCGGAAAGTCCGAATAAAAGCATTTGGGCAAAGATTGATGACATTAAGGTGAACCCCACTATGAAACTTTATGTGAGCGTAAGAAATGTGAATGAGCTGCAAGTAAATGGTGCCGGAAAAATCATTTCTGAAAATTCATTGGCAGCGCCAACGCTTAACCTGTCGATTGGCGGATCAGGCAGCATGGATTTGGATATTAAAGGAGATCAGGTAAAAGCTGAAGTGAGCGGTTCAGGCAAAATGGGCATTAAAGGATATGCCTCCAACCTGGAAGGCGTAGTAAGTGGCAGTGGCGCCATCAACGCATTTAATTGCCCGATCGATAAAGCCACCATTAAAGTTAGCGGTACAGGCCTTGCCGAACTTAATGTAACCGATACGATTGTCGCTACGGTTGTGGGCAGCGGTGCAGTAAAGCACAAAGGCAATACCAAAAACGCCACCAAAAAGATTTACGGCTCCGGGTCTGTTGACCGTGCATATTAA
- a CDS encoding RNA-binding protein — protein MNIYVANIPFKATEAELKGLFEEYGEVSSAKIILDKFTQRSRGFGFVEMSDDSAGQQAISSLNGADFMGKNLVVNEARPRTDAPRGNRGGGGGGFRKNFNRNDY, from the coding sequence ATGAACATTTATGTTGCCAACATCCCTTTTAAAGCAACGGAAGCAGAATTGAAGGGGTTATTCGAAGAGTATGGTGAAGTTAGCTCCGCTAAAATCATCCTCGACAAGTTTACACAACGTAGCCGTGGATTCGGTTTCGTTGAAATGAGCGATGACTCAGCCGGTCAGCAAGCCATCTCGTCACTTAACGGTGCCGACTTCATGGGCAAAAACCTGGTGGTTAATGAAGCTCGTCCGCGTACAGACGCACCCCGTGGCAACCGCGGTGGTGGCGGTGGTGGTTTCAGAAAAAATTTTAATCGCAACGATTACTAA
- a CDS encoding metallophosphoesterase, with protein MYKLMTLFILLGVLALVDFYVYQAVLTVSKDWTSGWKAFARYGFWVFTAITFIAILWYAYGDPYKYGSQLRNMVLTGIFMVYFSKLFGVLFLLMDDIQRGIRWATAFFQRGAETNSTGETIPRSEFLAKAAVITATIPFAAMTYGIISGAHDYRIRRRTIYLPNLPKSFDGIRIGQLSDIHSGSFFSKTAVQGGVEMFLKEKPDLIFFTGDLVNNQTSEVKDYVPVFSKLKAPLGIYSVTGNHDYGDYVSWSSPGAKQKNFRDLMDAHKEMGFDLLMNENRLLEQNGDKLAILGIENWGAGRFAKYGKLDQAHAKTDEAAVKLLLSHDPSHWDAQVRSNYDDIDVMFAGHTHGFQFGVEIGGFKWSPSQYVYKQWAGLYQEDNQYLYVNRGFGYIGYPGRVGIPPELTIIELKRA; from the coding sequence ATGTATAAGCTTATGACGTTGTTTATTTTATTGGGAGTACTGGCCTTGGTAGACTTCTATGTCTACCAGGCAGTTCTTACCGTTAGCAAAGACTGGACTTCCGGTTGGAAAGCATTCGCACGGTATGGGTTTTGGGTTTTCACAGCAATCACGTTCATAGCTATTTTGTGGTATGCCTATGGCGATCCTTACAAGTATGGTTCGCAACTTCGGAACATGGTGCTTACCGGAATTTTTATGGTGTACTTCTCCAAGTTATTTGGAGTATTGTTTTTGCTGATGGATGATATACAACGCGGTATCCGTTGGGCAACGGCTTTCTTTCAGCGAGGTGCCGAAACAAATTCAACAGGCGAAACCATTCCCCGATCAGAATTTCTGGCAAAAGCTGCAGTTATTACAGCCACCATACCGTTTGCCGCCATGACGTATGGCATTATTTCCGGTGCGCACGATTACCGCATCCGCAGAAGAACCATATACCTGCCCAATCTCCCAAAATCGTTTGACGGCATTCGTATCGGTCAGCTTTCGGATATTCATTCGGGAAGTTTCTTCAGCAAAACAGCCGTGCAGGGTGGGGTGGAAATGTTCTTGAAGGAAAAACCAGATTTAATTTTCTTTACTGGTGATCTGGTGAACAATCAAACCAGTGAGGTAAAGGATTATGTTCCAGTGTTTAGCAAACTCAAGGCACCGCTGGGCATCTATTCTGTTACCGGGAATCATGATTATGGCGATTACGTGTCGTGGTCATCGCCTGGAGCCAAGCAGAAAAACTTCCGCGATTTGATGGATGCCCATAAGGAAATGGGATTTGATTTGCTGATGAACGAGAATCGTTTGCTTGAACAAAATGGTGACAAGCTTGCCATTCTGGGCATTGAAAACTGGGGCGCTGGCAGGTTTGCAAAATACGGAAAATTAGATCAGGCTCATGCAAAAACTGATGAGGCCGCAGTGAAACTTCTGCTGTCACATGATCCTAGCCACTGGGATGCGCAGGTCCGTTCAAATTACGATGACATTGATGTGATGTTTGCTGGTCATACTCACGGTTTTCAATTTGGTGTGGAGATCGGTGGTTTTAAATGGAGCCCTTCGCAGTATGTATACAAGCAATGGGCAGGTCTCTACCAGGAAGATAATCAATACCTCTATGTAAACCGTGGCTTTGGTTACATCGGTTATCCGGGCAGGGTGGGCATTCCACCAGAGCTGACCATTATTGAATTGAAGCGAGCGTAA
- a CDS encoding aldehyde dehydrogenase (NADP(+)) gives MFKDASVDEIDTALRESHFAFQSYRNLSATKRATFLSAIAKEIESLGQELVKTAMEETALPEARIVAERGRTTGHLNMFADYIEEGSWVEARIDTAKPDRAPVPKPDLRKMLVPLGPVVVFGAANFPLAYSTAGGDTASALAAGCTVIVKAHPAHAKTSQLVADAIERAAKANGIPKGVFQHVHGASFEVGQTLVKHPLTKAVGFTGSYAGGKALFDLANQRQEPIPVFAEMSSINPVILLPESLRRNYADAAAKLATSMTTGVGQFCTNPGLVIAIEHEGLTDFVKALAVKITEQQPETMLHEGIAENYSQKLKQALTQKGVTVEAEAQGNAGKRQGKAIVASATGSTFMNNPLLAEEVFGPFSLLIRCADRHELHAVISKLHGQLTASLIGEESELKEYQNCFRTLVEKAGRVIINGVPTGVEVCPAMQHGGPFPATTDSRFTAVGTDAIKRFARPVAFQNCPEVLLPEELKENNPLNIWRLYNGAWKK, from the coding sequence ATGTTCAAAGACGCTTCTGTGGATGAAATTGATACCGCATTACGCGAATCGCATTTCGCATTTCAATCCTATAGAAATCTCTCTGCAACAAAACGTGCAACTTTTCTTAGTGCTATAGCAAAGGAAATTGAAAGCCTCGGGCAAGAACTGGTAAAAACCGCAATGGAAGAAACGGCTTTGCCCGAGGCGCGCATCGTGGCAGAACGAGGACGCACCACCGGCCATCTGAACATGTTTGCGGATTACATTGAAGAAGGTTCATGGGTGGAAGCCCGTATTGATACGGCTAAACCTGATCGTGCACCGGTGCCTAAGCCTGATCTGCGCAAGATGCTTGTGCCGCTTGGTCCGGTTGTAGTTTTTGGGGCGGCCAATTTTCCATTGGCGTATTCTACAGCAGGAGGGGATACCGCATCCGCATTGGCTGCCGGTTGTACCGTAATTGTAAAAGCACATCCGGCTCATGCAAAAACTTCGCAACTGGTTGCTGATGCAATAGAAAGGGCGGCAAAAGCAAATGGGATCCCCAAAGGTGTATTTCAACATGTACATGGCGCAAGCTTTGAAGTTGGGCAGACATTGGTAAAACATCCCTTAACCAAGGCAGTAGGGTTTACTGGTTCGTATGCAGGAGGTAAGGCATTATTTGATTTAGCCAACCAACGTCAGGAACCTATACCTGTTTTTGCCGAGATGAGTAGCATTAACCCGGTAATTCTCTTGCCGGAAAGTTTAAGGAGAAATTACGCGGATGCTGCTGCAAAGCTGGCAACATCTATGACTACGGGTGTTGGTCAGTTTTGTACCAACCCCGGATTGGTTATTGCGATTGAGCATGAAGGATTAACTGATTTTGTGAAAGCGTTGGCCGTGAAAATTACTGAGCAACAACCTGAAACGATGCTACATGAAGGTATTGCTGAAAATTATTCACAAAAACTAAAGCAGGCGCTTACACAAAAGGGCGTTACAGTGGAAGCAGAGGCACAAGGCAATGCAGGTAAGCGCCAGGGCAAAGCGATTGTTGCATCAGCAACAGGATCAACATTTATGAATAATCCACTTTTGGCTGAAGAAGTATTCGGTCCGTTTTCGTTGTTGATCCGTTGTGCCGATCGACATGAACTTCACGCAGTAATTTCCAAACTTCATGGACAATTAACGGCTAGCTTGATTGGTGAGGAGTCAGAATTGAAGGAATACCAAAATTGCTTTCGCACATTGGTTGAAAAAGCTGGGCGGGTAATTATAAATGGTGTGCCAACAGGCGTTGAGGTTTGCCCGGCCATGCAACATGGCGGTCCTTTTCCGGCAACAACGGATTCGCGGTTTACTGCGGTGGGAACAGATGCGATTAAACGCTTCGCACGACCGGTGGCTTTTCAAAATTGCCCGGAAGTTTTATTGCCTGAGGAGTTAAAAGAAAATAATCCGCTAAACATCTGGCGCTTGTATAATGGCGCCTGGAAAAAGTAG
- a CDS encoding nuclear transport factor 2 family protein, whose translation MIKIIILFLLPVTLLAQRNRAEESAIRQVMHNQQEAWNRADIEAFMEGYWKSDSLKFIGRNGITYGWQTTLDNYKKSYPTPEAMGKLTFSILTLDILSETSAFMIGRWHLKRTNDEPGGHFTLLWHKINGKWVIIADHTS comes from the coding sequence ATGATCAAAATAATCATCTTGTTTCTTTTGCCGGTTACGCTCCTTGCGCAGCGTAACCGTGCAGAAGAAAGTGCCATTCGTCAGGTAATGCACAACCAGCAAGAAGCCTGGAACCGTGCAGATATTGAAGCGTTTATGGAAGGCTACTGGAAATCCGACAGCCTGAAATTCATCGGACGAAATGGCATTACATATGGATGGCAAACCACGTTGGATAATTACAAAAAAAGTTACCCCACGCCCGAAGCCATGGGTAAACTTACCTTTTCCATTCTTACGCTAGATATCCTTTCTGAAACTTCTGCCTTTATGATCGGGCGTTGGCACCTTAAGCGCACCAACGATGAGCCGGGCGGACATTTCACCCTGCTTTGGCATAAAATCAATGGAAAATGGGTGATTATAGCCGACCACACCAGTTAA
- a CDS encoding POTRA domain-containing protein, protein MIRCIYQNIRALVMLGGILLLLPVSGKENPDLALHAPDSVRKKNRSKTETYTDSVGYYVEINRIFVLGNKLTRESIILRELSLKPGDSIFNLELPKVLEKDQNKLFNLHLFNAVEIRPLELQPGKADLLVEVNERWYTFPVPIFELADRNFNEWWENYNHDFKRVNYGLKLFQYNVRGRNETLVLTAQFGYVRRFELMYRIPYLDKRQKQGLIFKTDFIDAKNVAYRTDDHKLTFLETDRVLRNMRGMELTYTYRNSFYNHHRLGYAFRRTSISDSLYAINPHYLGTERQLQKFDILSYEFISDHRDVIAYPLRGYHFVFHLQKVGFAISEDLEKLDTWVSYARYMDLKKNYFLSNLTFGYWSNKNNIPYHNFGVLGYNRLFVRGYEVNVVEGPLFFLNKTTLKKRIFHRIYSMEGSRFKQFKYVPLSIYLKTYADFGYVKNYPFYNENELNTRLSNTLMAGTGMGIDIVSSYDVVLRFEYTLNSEGRAGFFFHIKKEF, encoded by the coding sequence TTGATCCGGTGCATATATCAAAACATCAGGGCGCTGGTTATGTTGGGAGGAATACTCCTTCTGCTGCCAGTTTCAGGAAAAGAAAATCCTGATCTTGCCCTTCATGCACCCGATTCTGTCAGAAAAAAGAATCGCTCAAAAACTGAAACCTATACTGATAGTGTTGGCTATTATGTAGAAATCAACCGGATTTTTGTCTTAGGAAATAAGTTGACACGCGAGAGCATCATCTTGCGTGAACTTTCGCTTAAACCAGGGGACAGCATTTTTAACCTGGAACTACCCAAAGTTTTAGAGAAGGATCAGAATAAACTTTTTAACCTGCACCTGTTCAATGCCGTTGAAATACGGCCCCTCGAACTTCAACCCGGAAAGGCCGACTTGTTAGTGGAGGTGAATGAACGTTGGTATACCTTTCCGGTGCCGATTTTTGAACTGGCCGACCGAAACTTCAACGAATGGTGGGAGAACTACAACCACGATTTTAAACGCGTTAATTATGGATTAAAACTTTTTCAATACAATGTACGCGGACGAAATGAAACACTCGTGCTTACTGCACAATTCGGTTATGTACGAAGGTTTGAACTGATGTATCGCATCCCCTACCTGGACAAACGCCAAAAGCAAGGACTCATTTTCAAAACCGATTTTATTGATGCCAAGAACGTGGCCTATCGCACAGACGATCATAAGCTAACATTTCTGGAAACCGATCGGGTGTTGCGCAATATGCGGGGAATGGAACTTACCTATACGTATCGGAATTCCTTTTACAATCACCACCGGCTAGGTTATGCCTTCCGAAGAACAAGTATTTCTGACTCCCTGTATGCGATCAACCCGCATTATTTAGGTACAGAACGGCAGCTTCAAAAATTTGATATACTCAGCTACGAATTTATTTCCGATCACCGCGATGTGATCGCTTATCCATTGCGCGGGTATCATTTTGTTTTTCACCTGCAAAAAGTAGGCTTCGCTATAAGTGAAGATCTGGAGAAACTGGATACCTGGGTGAGCTATGCCCGCTACATGGATCTGAAAAAAAATTACTTTCTATCCAACCTTACGTTTGGATACTGGAGCAACAAGAATAACATTCCGTATCATAATTTTGGGGTACTTGGTTATAATCGCTTGTTTGTTCGCGGTTATGAAGTGAATGTGGTGGAGGGGCCTTTGTTCTTTCTGAATAAGACCACTCTGAAGAAACGCATATTTCATCGCATTTACAGCATGGAAGGCTCACGGTTTAAACAGTTCAAATACGTACCACTTTCCATTTACTTAAAAACCTATGCCGATTTCGGATATGTAAAAAACTATCCCTTCTATAATGAAAATGAGCTGAACACCCGGCTATCCAACACGTTAATGGCTGGTACCGGTATGGGTATTGACATTGTCAGTTCGTACGATGTGGTGTTGCGCTTTGAATATACCTTAAACAGCGAAGGTCGCGCAGGATTTTTCTTTCACATCAAGAAGGAGTTTTAA